TGGGAACATTAGATGATCCTGCAAGGTCATATGCAAAAGGACAATGGTATCAGTCAGAGCCAAAATCTATTTCAGTCTCAGCTTCTCATCAGCAAAGCAGGACTACTAATGACTTGCTCCCATGGTAATACTTCAAGGCATTTTAGATATCAGCGTAATTAATAATGTTAAATCTAAGCCTATGCCAATCAGTTCAATTGTAAAATGACTCGGCAACCTCACAGATTGCAATGCACTATGCCAAAGGACCCCAAGCTCCTTGCTCAGAACAAATTATGCAAATCATGGACATTTGCATGAACTGCTTTGCACTCTTTGCATAATGAATTTAAATCTTAAtatttgggtttggttttttgggggggagggggaaatggtacCATCAAGAACTGGGGAGTTAACTGACAAAGCAAAAATCAAAGGACTACAGGGCAGAAAGCTGAGAATATAAAACTAGGAGCAATTATATTGTGTACTAGGAGGCTTGGACAAGAAACAGTATTATGTTCTGTGCACTAAAACTCCTGTTCAAGACTTGTCTGAGCTTCCAGACCTTCAAGCAGCACATTTCAATCAattttctctccccatcccccagcAGCTACAGTTCAGAATTAGAACTGTATTATCTCCCAAAACAAGAATGTCTaacttgtgggctttccagatgatgttggatgcCCATGAGCCCAtgtcagcatggtcaatagccaggaatgatgggaattgtagtccagcaacatctggaaggccactccACCCCTGGCCTAAAAGACAGCTGGACAGCTCAACATAGGGAAGGTTCCCCAAGATCTTGAGGAGCTGTTGACAGTGCTAGCAAACGTAACTGACTACAGGTAGTTACATATAAACAGGAGGCAGATAGAGGTTGTACAAGGCTGCATAATGTATATAGGATTGCCCATCTCTATGGGAGTCTAAGCTGTCACAGAATGTGCGGTAGGTGCATCtcctaaactacagttcctttaGGCCACCTTCATTTTCTGCACATGTAAGGATTAACTTGTTAGAAAGCAGAAGCATATGGTGGCTgaaaaggcagagggccttctcggcagtggagcctgccctgtggagcgccctcccatcagatgtcaaggaaataccggtaaataactatctgacttttagaagacatctgaaggcagccctgtttagggaagtttttaatgtttgatgttttattgtgtttttagtgttctgttgagagtcgcacagagtggctggggaaacccaaccaggtgtgcggggtataaatattatggATAATGATGATTACTGTGACAATGGAGCTGAAAGCATCTCCACTAAATATTTGCTTTCTCTCCTCAAGCTCTTAAAGAAAGGAGCACTCTTTGAGTACGCCCCTATTAGATCTGTAATGTTTGccccttctgttttttttaaaataaatattagatAGCAGGAAAGGAACCAAAGTTCAATAGCAGCACTACATACAGAAAGTCACAGGTGTAATgcttggcatctccagataaaaGGATTTCAGCTAACAAGGCTGGGAAAGAAGTTTGCCTGTGAGCTtgcagagcagctgccagtccgagtatgcagtattattattattattattattattattattattattactgaattagacaaaccaatggtctgattcaggatAAGATAGATTCCTATGCAAACAGAATCATTTGGACATGCAGTCCAAAAGACCAAtcaatacaacttaaaaaacccgATAACTTTAATCTCAATAGTATTCTGCACACATATTTTTGGCAATACAAAATGACTCAGAGCTCAGCCAGACACTTACGTTTGGTCTGTGGATGCAAATGTAAGAATGAAGGGCTTCTACGTAGGTATGCTGCAACCTTTCAACCAGGGTCTGGTCTTGAACGTTTGGCCGGTCTGCCAATAAGCAGGACAAAAGGTTCATAGGTAGCTGAATGGAGACTAGTCAGACTGAGGCTAAAATCCAAATACTCAAATCCACCAAGCCCCTTCCCAAAGTCTGGCTCCACAACTGTCCATGCGCCCTACAGCTTAGACATGCACAGGTTCCTGTCACATGAACCATTCTCTCACACCTGCGGGGTTTTATTCATGTTTATTATGAAcaagtatttaccgtatttttcgccctataggacgcactttttcccctccaaaaatgaaggggaaatgtgtgtgcatcctatggggcgaatgcaggctttcactgacgcctggagagcgagaggggtcggtgcacaccgacccctctcactctccaggcttcaggaagctctgcgcaaccctcgggagaccggcgcgacttcacACCGGTCTCCcgagggctgcgcagagctgcctgcagtcccgggctttgcgcagctctgcgcaaccctagggagcccggcgcgaagtcgcgccggtctccctagggttgcgcagagctgcctgcattccgaagcccgGGGCGCACTGAAGAGCATGCCTCGGCTTCGCGGAGCTCTCctcaagcctggggagaccggcgcgacttcccgccgggctccctaggcttgcggatagcaggctgttctcggggctggggtcgggggaagctcggcatgggggggaaataaaatatttttttctttatttcccccccaaaaaaactaggagcgtcctatggggcagtgcgccctatggggcgaaaaatacagtaactcccACCAGCGTCAATGAAAGAAGCAAATGTTGTGAGCTAGGCTGCCTTACAAGGTTATTGTTGTTGTAGCAGCAAGTTTTATTTCATCATAACAAAACTAAAATATCAATAGAAACTAAAACCCAAGAGCTGAAAAGATTGAGATAATATATATGAAGGACTTTGAACATTCTGAAGTTCAGTGAAACATGGAGGGGGggctctgaccctccagatgtttttggatcaTAAATCTCATCAGTTTTAACTATTGGCCATGGGGCTATGGGGTTGAAGGGAAATGTAGTTTGGCAccatctgcagggccaaaggttgcctaaCCCTGCTTTAAATTATGTTTAACAATGAGGAGAACTGCTGAGCTTTGGctagtgttttgtttgtttgtttgtttttaattacttgcAGCAATACTTTTCTCTGTATCAAAGCATccagaaaacaaaacaggagaaGCAATTTCACTGTGACGTCCTCACCCAACTCATATATTTCCATACACTTTCACACAACTGGGGCTTAGGTGTTTGGGTCTTGGGGGTGGGCACAGAATCAATGGGCCAAATTCTATAACTCCAAAAAGTGAACCAAAGCTAAGCCACTTCACACATCCGTGTCAAGACGACTTACTTCCCTGCCTCCACCACGATATACAAGAAGAGTCACCAGCATAGttccctccaaatgctgttggactacaattcccatcagccccagccagtgatCAGCAGCTATGGGAGTTATaattcaacaacacctggaggctaCTGCACTGGATACTGAAGAAATAGGAATACTCCCAAGCCATAAAGTGATTACTATGTCTTCCACATTCCCTATTTTTCATCAGAGGCTTTATGAGCATCTTTTACTTCTCAACCTTCTCAGTCCCCATGAGAACAATTATATTAAGTGGGTTGTTTTTCTATCATATTGTTACAGTGGACTCTTTCGTGAGTCTTCTGCTCTCGGAGACTCAGGAGGTTGACAAGTTATATATGTCAAGACTTCCATCTGGTTCTCACTATGTTTCAAAGACCGATGATCCAGAACATTAATTCACAGCACAAATTATCCTTCAGCATCATCATTAGAATCTTATTCTATGCTATATCTATGTGTGTTTCTTCGTAAGAAAATGGTATTAAGCTCCCACATACAAACTCTTGTTTTTTTGATTAGGCAGCATGAGCTCCTAGGCTTATTACCTGCAGAAAAAATGCTGATAGCAATTAAAAGTGCATATTCAGCATCATTGAGTTGCAGTTCATTCATTCCCTTTGAAAATCCAAAGATGGGGTTGATGAACTCAAACtgaaggcctggggggggggggagacagcaaGCAGGAAGTTAAAAGTCAACATTGCTTTAATGtaatgcaaaacatttttttaaaaaaattgaaggcATTTTGAATCTTAATGGTGCTCTATTATTTCCCATTTTTTGTTCAGTAGTTGCTACCTTATATTCATGGCACTGTGACACTAGTTCCAATTAGAATAACTGTAAAAGCCAGCCAGTCCTGCTTAATTTTAATGAGTTTTAGTagagtcatggaatcatagagttggaagggacccaagagtcatgTAGTCTGACCCCCAAGTGGTTCTCCATcccatttgaaaccataccagaccctgcttcgCTTTGAAAATGTGCTAACGGTTTTATTGCTGTACCACTAGGAGTCCTaacttttgtattttaatgtttgtatgttttaaagtacagttgtaattttttattgattttcttgttttatcttcttgtaaattgctttgaggtttttaacaatcaagtggtacgtaaatgttattaaataaataaataaaatagcgaAACAGAGCCCTTAAAcctaaaagaaaaatacatattttcaagTACAGTACAAGAGAAATCAAGCCCCACTGGAATCACTTGGGAATTCCAAAAGCAGGATAGAATGAACCATGGTGGAAATTTCCATATTAAAAGGTGCAGCTGGGAGTAAAAATGCCAAGTTAGAGCACTTAGAGCATAACTTCTTTTGGAGCAGAGTCTGGACTTTGTTTTTtttcagcatttaaaaaaaagctgcccacagtgaagaagaaaaaagatctcCTTGATACTCTAAACTGTGTTTAGCTCACCAGCTTTGGCAAAGTCATCCCGATTATAACTCAAGTCCTTCAAAAAAGTGATGCATTCTGTTTCTGGATTGTAGCGCCGAGATGTCTCCAACAGCATCACCTTAAATGTAGAAAACAGAAGTCATTAAACGCCTGGCAATAAACTAGCAGGACAAATCCCTGCACCAATAGCCCTCAGTAAGATAGTACACAGTGGCATGGATCCTATTGAGTGCTCACAGAAGGGAATTTTCAGACCTGCTCCTTTTCTTACTATGTCAAGATTTGTGGCCTGCAAGGGAAAAGGCAGGCAAAAGTCAGGTCCAGTTAAGTAGATCAAATTACAACAAGGCAGGTCAGGTTACAGTAAAGTGGGTCCAGTTAAGTAGGTCAGGTCAAAGTCAATCAGCTCAAGACAAATCAATTTACTACTAATTTGGTCATGGTAGGTTCCAGTAAACAGCAaccaggaccatggacagctccaaatgAGCTGATGTAGAAGAGTATTGTCTCAGCAAAGAACCAGGTGTCACATGAAGACTTTAAAATGCTCCTgagcattttaaaaatctttattaTCTAAATTACAATTTGGTGAGCAATTCCTACATTTGATTAATCAAATCTACTCACTGTTTAATGCCATTGTTACAGGTATGACACCAAACCCATCCACCTCAATAGGAACACCTGCCAAAGTGGTCCCCTGTAGCTGCCTCTTCTTGCAGTGGCAATCGAGGTGCCTGCCATTCAATTGGGGGCAGATACCAGTAGCGTAGCTAGGCATGGGTGGGGTGGGCGCCGTAGGGCACAACAAGGGTTTGTTGGGCGGTACGGGAGTCTGTTGGGCGGCACGTTGGCTGGGCACATTCTGCCCTGTCCTGACAAGCTTTCACCAGCCAGGTGTCACCGTTGTTTATGACTGCAGTGACAGCTGCCATTCCTTCTGATGAGAGCAGCAGGGTGTAGGTCTTACCTCTATTGTAGATGTCTTCAGAAGAGCAATCTGATCTTCCCTGGTGAGCTCCAGGAAACCTGGCAACTGCTTTGCAAAGTCCACAATCTCCTGTACAGAAATGATTGCCAGCTCCGTAAAATGAGCAAAACGCTGCTGTCGTGCTTCGCGGTGAAGAGGATCCGAAATCTGAGGCCACGGCTGGAGTTTTCGTGGGAAAGCCatggggagaaaaggaagaaagagtcTGATAAAGGTTGGAAGGGAAAAGCAAAAAGACTCCTGAAATGAGTGAGAAATATCCCACTTCTTCTACATCACCtcatatttcttatatagacccAATCTAAAGAGCCCCACTATTCTTTCCTGTTCAGCAGTCCATGGCTAGTTATTCCAGAACCCCAAAAGCCACATGATCCATGGTCAGCACCTTAAGTCCACAATTCCATTGGGCATCAGCATTCTGACCCCATCTGCTCTAAGGTGAAAACAAGCTCCTCCCAGGGTCTACAAGCTTGGGCCTTAATGCCTGGGATATGCAGGACCCTTTGGGATccatgagaatcatagaatcgtagagttggaagagatccaagGGTcccttggaagggatccaagggtctagtccaaccctctgcaattcaggaatcaatgagaagtacagtcatacttgggaagtcgaacagaatccgttctggaagtctgtttgactttcgAAACGGTCGACTTCCAAAgatcggcttctgattggctgcaggaagctcctgtagccaatcggaagccatggaagccccatcggacgttgggcttccaaaagaacattcgaaaaacagaacactcacttctggttttcgatcgttTAGGAGCCAGAACATTCGACTCCCAaggtgtttgggagccgaggtacgactgtatcagaAAATGACGCCATCCCTGTTGAGTATGGgatatccccccaccccaccccacccctacatAAAATTTGATGAACGTGCCAACTTAAGTTATTCAAAAGGGAGCTTTACTGAAGATAGGCGAGGTGTGTTTTCTCCCTCTAGTTCAGAGCCCCACCTAAACTGTGCTTTTACCGTCACTTTGAGCCTGTCTGTGAAGGAGCGCCGATTACACTGCTGCTGAGCTGCCACAAGCTTTTCTATCATGTCAAGCTGCTCCGGTGTCATTTTAGGAGGGGTGTTTGGGGGGGATAATGAGCTCTGGCGCACAACTACCATCCGAGACTGATCGTCTTCCTGCTTCTTCAACTTCTTCAGCTGGATTTGTTCTTCAGAGAGAACACCTAAAAGTGCAGCACAGAAAGGGAGCAGTGAAGGGACAGCTGGTTATATGAAGTACACAATCACAAAATTAGTGAAAGCTTTGCTGCAGGATGGAAGCAGTGTCTCAACATTTATTATTTCCTAGGTGGCAACTCCACATTTGGGGTTGGCATCCACCTCATCAGCTTGCCCTATACTGACAAACTCGCCTTTTATTCATATGGCTCCTATACAAGCAGCCTATTCACATTTGATGCACCAACAAAAGATTACGCAGGGCAAAATCAGGTCTCCTGAGACTTTctgctctctcctccccacccctttaaaTACAACTTTCTAGATCTCATGGCTGTGaaagattctctccccccccccattgtgtaTGTACAGCTGCCTAAAGGCATTTAAAGGCTACACTTAATGTGCCCTTCATATATCTATCCCTCTTCATATTTCCTTCCAATTACCTGCTCATCCCCTCACCCTGCTTGAGATTGCCCATCTTTTAACTTGCCCAATGGATCTAACTTAGTTCTGTTTGTTTTAATTGGTCTCTGAACAAAAcgtggttgaataccaccctctgAACTCAGTGAAAATTGGAATATTAGATTTTCAACTTAAGCAAATATTATTATACAATTTCACACTTTTTCTGAGCATACACCAGATTCTATTAACATAGTCACTGAATTTTTTTATGCATAAAGGGAATATTGCAATAAGGAGCACCTTATTGCTCCTACATATTCTCTGGCCTCACATCCCTGCTCTTGTCACCTACATTGCTCTCGCATGCCTGCCTCGTGGCATTTGCGCAACCGGCACTCCTGACACTTTCGCCGCATGTACATGTCCATCTCACACCTGCCGCCATTCTTGCAAACATACTGGGCACCCTTGATGACGCTGCGTCGGAAAAAGCCCTTGCAGCCTTCACAGCTGAGGACATTGTAGTGGAAGCCTGAGGCCTTGTCACCACACACTCTGCACACCTCGTTGCCAAGCATCTTGGGGGCTGGCCCCTTCTTCCGTTTCAGAGGGGGCGTTTCTGTAAACACAGATAAGGAtgaaaggggtggggaaagagaggcTGTAAGATTTCATCCAGAAAACAAAGGAAGACCATGCTTTCTAAGGTATTTTATAGCAGTCCTTCCTCACATAAGGCTGAGCACTGAGAAACCTCAAACTCCACATCTCAGTCCAATAAAAGCACGTAAGGGCCTAAGCCGAAAGAGGGTGCAGAGTCTTCCTCCTCTAGTTTAGCAAAGTCTTTCTCACACAGTTCTAGAGCCATGGAGTTACGCTAATATTTCTCAGAGTCaattcaaacaataaaacataacaattaaaaaatatgTGTAATACCTCCACGAACGTCCGCCTCGTATAGTGTCTATTCCGGCGAACGtctgtggcaaacctggaagtaccggaactggttacttccgggtttgccgctcacgcatgcgcagacacggcgcttTGCCCTGTGTCCTTGTCGGCTAGCGGccagggctccagaacagatacTGGTCACaaaacaaggtacaactgtataagcaTGCAAACAAACCCTGTGACCAGAAGCGTCCTGAACTTCCTCTTTCAGGAATAAAGGACTTGCCAGAACCTTACTGTTAATGCCATACGGTCTTAAGGCTCTGAGGGTCCCCGAGCTAAGTGTGGAGTGTGAGGAAGGGCAAAATAGGTTGGAATTTTACACTAACTACACTTTACACTAAAAGGTTTGCTCTCCTAAGTCCTAACATGGTTCAGAGTTTTTTTTCTGTGGACCAGTCACCAGAGGGCAGCATTGTTCCTTCCTCCTTAGCTGAAGTCAGCTATAGCTTTTATGAATGGCTGAGAAATACATTGGGTGGGATTCACAAAAGGAATCCTGTCAGCAGAAGCCTtgagcaaggacttctgcttgcacaaaatattccccccccccttcctgccctGTCTGCCCCGAAATTGGCTGGGAATGGGGTcggggaacccccagaagagtgtgtgagggaaggaagaagagaagaagaagagtttggatttgatatcccactttatcactaccctaagatgtctcaaagcggctaacattctactttcccttcctcccccacaacaaacactctgtgaggtgagtgaggctaagagacttcagagaagtgtgactagcccaaggtgcaggtgcaggtggaggagcggagacgcaaacccggttcaccagattacaagtc
The nucleotide sequence above comes from Podarcis raffonei isolate rPodRaf1 chromosome 1, rPodRaf1.pri, whole genome shotgun sequence. Encoded proteins:
- the NR1H3 gene encoding oxysterols receptor LXR-alpha isoform X1 — protein: MRSPARATIMGPTQLVAQNHGKKACAFGMEEKGFALFHGSEIPPEHIETPPLKRKKGPAPKMLGNEVCRVCGDKASGFHYNVLSCEGCKGFFRRSVIKGAQYVCKNGGRCEMDMYMRRKCQECRLRKCHEAGMREQCVLSEEQIQLKKLKKQEDDQSRMVVVRQSSLSPPNTPPKMTPEQLDMIEKLVAAQQQCNRRSFTDRLKVTPWPQISDPLHREARQQRFAHFTELAIISVQEIVDFAKQLPGFLELTREDQIALLKTSTIEVMLLETSRRYNPETECITFLKDLSYNRDDFAKAGLQFEFINPIFGFSKGMNELQLNDAEYALLIAISIFSADRPNVQDQTLVERLQHTYVEALHSYICIHRPNDHLMFPRMLMKLVSLRTLSSVHSEQVFALRLQDKKLPPLLSEIWDVNE
- the NR1H3 gene encoding oxysterols receptor LXR-alpha isoform X2, which codes for MRSPARATIMGPTQLVAQNHGKKACAFGMEEKGFALFHGSEIPPEHIETPPLKRKKGPAPKMLGNEVCRVCGDKASGFHYNVLSCEGCKGFFRRSVIKGAQYVCKNGGRCEMDMYMRRKCQECRLRKCHEAGMREQCVLSEEQIQLKKLKKQEDDQSRMVVVRQSSLSPPNTPPKMTPEQLDMIEKLVAAQQQCNRRSFTDRLKVTPWPQISDPLHREARQQRFAHFTELAIISVQEIVDFAKQLPGFLELTREDQIALLKTSTIEVMLLETSRRYNPETECITFLKDLSYNRDDFAKADRPNVQDQTLVERLQHTYVEALHSYICIHRPNDHLMFPRMLMKLVSLRTLSSVHSEQVFALRLQDKKLPPLLSEIWDVNE